From the Ruania alkalisoli genome, one window contains:
- a CDS encoding carbohydrate ABC transporter permease — protein sequence MTTTTSAPAEQNRRTGDDIDLRKVLLTAAGVLILAVMLFPVYWMINASLQPSGNTLNADLIPLQPSLDNYARAISEQGANLVTSLIIALGTVVFSLALAAPASFALAQFRFRWVGLALLAILISQMIPGIVIANALYSAYEGLGLLNSIPGLILANSTSAIPFAILIMRSFMLGVPSAIIEAARVDGAGLVRSFLWIVVPVSRNAIITAGLFTFLFAWSDFLFALTLTTTDEIRPVTLGIYQYLGTQVQNWGAVMATAVLSATPAIVLLVAAQKYIAAGATGGAVK from the coding sequence ATGACAACCACGACCTCCGCTCCGGCGGAACAGAACCGTCGTACCGGCGACGACATCGACCTGCGCAAGGTGTTGCTGACGGCGGCCGGTGTGCTGATCCTCGCGGTGATGCTCTTCCCGGTCTACTGGATGATCAACGCCTCGCTGCAGCCCTCGGGCAACACCCTCAACGCAGACCTGATCCCGCTGCAACCCAGCCTCGACAACTACGCCCGCGCCATCAGCGAGCAGGGCGCCAACCTGGTCACGAGCCTCATCATCGCGCTCGGAACCGTGGTCTTCAGCCTGGCACTGGCCGCGCCGGCGTCCTTCGCCCTGGCGCAGTTCCGCTTCCGGTGGGTGGGCCTGGCGTTGCTGGCGATCCTGATCTCGCAGATGATCCCGGGCATCGTGATCGCCAACGCGCTCTACAGTGCCTACGAAGGACTCGGGCTGCTGAACTCGATCCCCGGGCTGATTCTCGCCAACTCCACCAGTGCGATCCCGTTCGCGATCCTGATCATGCGTTCGTTCATGCTGGGAGTACCGTCGGCGATCATCGAGGCTGCCCGGGTGGACGGTGCAGGGCTGGTGCGATCGTTCCTGTGGATCGTGGTTCCCGTGAGCCGTAACGCGATCATCACCGCCGGGCTGTTCACGTTCCTGTTCGCCTGGAGTGACTTCCTGTTCGCGCTCACCCTCACCACCACCGACGAGATCCGGCCCGTGACGCTCGGCATCTATCAGTACCTGGGCACGCAGGTGCAGAACTGGGGTGCCGTGATGGCCACGGCGGTGCTCTCGGCCACTCCGGCCATCGTGCTGCTCGTGGCTGCCCAGAAGTACATCGCCGCCGGAGCCACCGGCGGTGCGGTCAAATGA
- a CDS encoding ThuA domain-containing protein, giving the protein MTDAQSLNVLVWGENRHEQIEPHVAEIYPDGMHGAIAAGIRENLPAAQVSTVTLDDPEHGLTEEVLAATDVLVWWGHAAHGEVRDDVVERVHRHVLDGMGLLVLHSGHWSKIFGKLMGTSCTLRWRSEEDRELVWTVDPTHPIAQGVPNPIIIDQQEMYGEFFDIPAPDELIFISSFTGGEVFRSGCTFKRGHGKIFFFSPGDQDFPVYHHEHVRKVIANGVAWARTVRPERTTPTLLRYESGEFFTGHGYTGAIKESE; this is encoded by the coding sequence ATGACCGACGCGCAGTCCCTCAACGTCCTCGTCTGGGGCGAGAACCGGCATGAGCAGATCGAGCCGCACGTGGCGGAGATCTACCCGGACGGTATGCACGGGGCCATCGCTGCAGGGATCCGGGAGAACCTGCCTGCGGCGCAGGTCTCCACGGTGACTCTCGACGACCCCGAGCACGGTCTCACCGAGGAGGTCCTGGCCGCCACCGACGTCCTGGTCTGGTGGGGGCACGCCGCCCACGGGGAGGTGCGCGACGACGTCGTGGAGCGGGTGCACCGGCATGTGCTCGATGGGATGGGGCTGCTGGTGCTCCACTCGGGCCATTGGTCGAAGATCTTCGGCAAGCTGATGGGCACCAGCTGCACGCTGCGCTGGCGCAGCGAGGAGGACCGCGAGCTCGTCTGGACCGTCGACCCGACGCACCCGATCGCCCAGGGCGTGCCGAACCCGATCATCATCGATCAGCAGGAGATGTACGGGGAGTTCTTCGACATCCCGGCGCCCGACGAGTTGATCTTCATCTCCTCTTTCACCGGGGGAGAGGTGTTCCGTTCCGGCTGCACCTTCAAGCGCGGCCACGGCAAGATCTTCTTCTTCTCCCCGGGCGACCAGGACTTCCCCGTCTACCACCACGAGCACGTCCGCAAGGTGATCGCGAACGGCGTCGCCTGGGCCCGCACGGTGCGGCCGGAGCGCACCACACCTACCTTGCTGCGCTACGAGTCCGGCGAGTTCTTCACCGGCCATGGGTACACGGGTGCCATCAAGGAGTCCGAGTGA
- a CDS encoding PLDc N-terminal domain-containing protein: MAVGFDVTFTLVIVLPLVLMVVALVSAVRHPGLRGLLQVAWFALIVLAPVVGPILWFVAGRKTEAAHQ; this comes from the coding sequence ATGGCTGTCGGTTTCGACGTGACCTTCACGCTGGTGATAGTTCTGCCGCTGGTACTGATGGTGGTGGCTCTGGTGAGTGCCGTCCGCCACCCGGGGCTGCGGGGACTGCTGCAGGTGGCATGGTTCGCGCTGATCGTGCTGGCGCCGGTGGTGGGACCGATCTTGTGGTTTGTGGCCGGGCGGAAGACTGAGGCCGCGCACCAGTAG
- a CDS encoding LacI family DNA-binding transcriptional regulator, giving the protein MKDVADHAGVSIATVSFVVNDTKPVTPATRERIETSMAELGYRRNAVARALASRRTRILALAYPVLERPLSTASVEFFTSAAAAASARGYHLVIWPVSNDGRELAELVGQRLVDGVLLMEVQLDDPRVEVLERSATPFALIGRTRDVTGICHVDIDFEATLHHAIDHLTDLGHRHLALVLGGKGERGYRTYGPFVRTAAAFEQAQIERDIHGRTVEVTWSDDPESLARQVFGEEGTDGPTAALVLNDHTALRLVTGARRTGRRVPGDVSILGLSAAPETGSLSDPPLTLMRAPGPELGHLGAEALIRMLEAEDPLPPRLVPCTFEAGGTTAPPPR; this is encoded by the coding sequence ATGAAGGATGTCGCCGACCACGCAGGCGTCTCGATCGCCACGGTCTCCTTCGTGGTGAACGACACCAAACCCGTCACACCGGCCACCCGGGAACGCATCGAGACCTCGATGGCCGAGCTGGGATACCGCCGCAATGCGGTGGCCCGGGCGCTGGCGAGCCGTCGCACCCGGATTCTGGCGCTCGCCTACCCGGTGCTCGAACGGCCACTGAGCACGGCGTCGGTCGAGTTCTTCACCAGCGCTGCGGCCGCGGCGAGTGCCCGGGGCTACCACTTGGTGATCTGGCCGGTCAGCAATGACGGCCGCGAGCTCGCCGAGCTTGTCGGACAACGGCTCGTGGACGGGGTGCTCCTGATGGAGGTCCAGCTCGACGATCCACGTGTGGAAGTCCTGGAGCGATCGGCCACTCCATTCGCCCTCATCGGACGCACCCGAGACGTCACCGGCATCTGCCACGTCGACATCGATTTCGAGGCGACGCTCCACCATGCGATCGACCACTTGACCGACCTCGGCCACCGTCATCTCGCCCTCGTGCTCGGAGGCAAGGGCGAGCGCGGTTACCGGACCTATGGACCCTTCGTGCGCACAGCGGCTGCATTCGAGCAAGCCCAGATCGAGCGCGACATCCACGGCCGCACGGTCGAAGTCACCTGGTCCGACGATCCCGAATCGCTGGCTCGTCAGGTGTTCGGCGAAGAAGGCACCGACGGCCCCACCGCGGCGCTCGTGCTGAACGACCACACTGCCCTGCGGTTGGTCACCGGCGCCCGCCGGACAGGTCGGCGCGTGCCCGGCGACGTCTCGATCCTCGGCCTGTCCGCAGCACCCGAGACCGGGAGCCTGAGCGACCCCCCACTCACCCTGATGCGCGCGCCCGGTCCCGAACTCGGCCACCTGGGCGCCGAGGCCCTCATCCGCATGCTCGAGGCTGAGGACCCCCTGCCACCCCGGCTGGTGCCGTGCACGTTCGAAGCAGGCGGCACCACGGCACCGCCGCCCCGCTGA
- a CDS encoding Gfo/Idh/MocA family protein, which produces MKALRLIQVGAGSMGRAWLHTIAANPDVQLVGLVDLDTEAAAAALRATDLDAPVSTSLTELAAAQAPDAVVNVTVPAAHLPVNLEALGLGLPVLCEKPMAESVAGCLPMIDAAARAGQLLMISQSRRYYRHLASLREVLGSLGQVETARCEFARAPRFGGFREEMAEPLIVDMAIHQFDLARDLMGADPVSVYCESSNPSWSWFAGNAVATAMFTFDGGASFSYTGTWCGPHPETSWNGVWNLGAAGGGVHWDGDHAPTAYAPDGASLPVPEREVPEEIAGSLAEFVTCVRMGIEPATAGHRNVLSIAMVEAAVRSSAQGRVVTIAEVMERARGAMGAH; this is translated from the coding sequence GTGAAGGCCCTGCGCCTCATTCAGGTCGGCGCTGGCAGCATGGGCCGCGCGTGGCTGCACACGATCGCCGCGAACCCAGATGTCCAGCTGGTCGGACTCGTGGACCTGGACACCGAAGCCGCTGCCGCTGCATTACGTGCCACGGACCTTGACGCCCCGGTGAGTACCTCGCTGACGGAGCTGGCTGCTGCCCAGGCGCCGGACGCCGTCGTGAATGTGACGGTGCCGGCCGCGCACCTGCCGGTGAACCTCGAGGCCCTCGGGCTCGGGTTGCCGGTGCTGTGCGAGAAGCCGATGGCGGAGTCGGTGGCCGGGTGCCTGCCGATGATCGACGCGGCCGCGCGTGCCGGGCAGCTGCTGATGATCTCCCAGTCGCGGCGCTACTACCGCCACCTGGCCTCGTTGCGGGAGGTTCTCGGCAGCCTTGGGCAGGTGGAGACGGCGCGGTGTGAGTTCGCCCGGGCGCCCCGGTTCGGTGGGTTCCGCGAGGAGATGGCCGAGCCGCTGATCGTGGACATGGCGATCCACCAGTTCGATCTCGCGCGTGACCTGATGGGCGCCGACCCCGTGAGCGTCTACTGCGAATCGTCCAACCCGAGCTGGTCCTGGTTTGCCGGCAACGCCGTGGCCACAGCCATGTTCACCTTCGACGGCGGAGCCTCCTTCTCCTACACCGGCACCTGGTGCGGGCCTCACCCGGAGACGTCCTGGAACGGGGTGTGGAACCTCGGGGCAGCCGGCGGGGGAGTGCACTGGGATGGTGACCACGCCCCGACGGCGTATGCCCCGGATGGTGCGTCGCTGCCTGTTCCCGAGCGGGAGGTGCCCGAGGAGATCGCCGGGTCGCTGGCCGAGTTCGTCACCTGTGTGCGCATGGGGATCGAGCCGGCGACGGCGGGGCACCGGAATGTCCTCAGCATCGCCATGGTCGAGGCGGCGGTGAGGTCGTCCGCGCAGGGGCGGGTCGTGACGATCGCGGAGGTGATGGAGCGGGCGCGGGGCGCGATGGGAGCGCACTGA
- the gltX gene encoding glutamate--tRNA ligase — MTTPVSGADVRVRFCPSPTGTPHVGLIRTALFNWAQARHHGGTFVFRIEDTDAARDSQESYDQLLDALHWLGLDWDEGVEVGGPDGPYRQSERAAIYADVADKLLASGHAYESFSTPEEIEARHRAAGRDPKLGYDGYDRDLTKEQKAAFLAEGRTPVLRLRMPAEDITFTDLVRGEVTFAAGSVPDFVIVRGNGQPLYTLTNPLDDALMRITHVLRGEDLLSSTPRQIALHRALTELGIAERVPSYGHLPMVTGEGNKKLSKRAPESNLFLHRERGFIPEGLLNYLALLGWSISPDNDIFTQAEMLAAFDVSDVNPNPARFDQKKAEAINAAHLRLLPAEDFRARLVPYLHEAGVVPAATFEELTAEHQQLLTVAAPLVQERMTLLGEAPGMLGFLFVADDAVVVDEEARAALRPEAAEVLDRSIRVLEGLEDLTPEPQQAALKAVLVEEMGIKPRFAFAPLRVAITGRRVSPPLFESIEILGKESALARLRALRASL; from the coding sequence ATGACGACTCCCGTTTCCGGCGCCGACGTGCGCGTCCGCTTCTGCCCCTCGCCCACCGGGACCCCGCACGTCGGGCTGATCCGCACCGCCCTGTTCAACTGGGCACAGGCTCGCCACCACGGCGGCACGTTCGTGTTCCGGATCGAGGACACCGACGCCGCGCGGGACAGCCAGGAGAGCTATGACCAGCTCCTGGACGCGCTGCACTGGCTCGGTCTGGACTGGGACGAGGGCGTCGAGGTCGGTGGGCCGGATGGACCGTACCGGCAGTCCGAGCGCGCGGCGATCTACGCCGATGTCGCCGACAAGTTGCTCGCCTCCGGGCATGCGTATGAGTCGTTCTCCACCCCGGAAGAGATCGAGGCCCGCCACCGCGCCGCCGGCCGCGACCCCAAGCTCGGGTACGACGGCTATGACCGCGACCTGACCAAGGAGCAAAAGGCGGCATTCCTTGCTGAGGGCCGCACGCCGGTGTTGCGTCTGCGGATGCCGGCCGAGGACATCACCTTCACCGATCTGGTGCGGGGCGAGGTCACCTTCGCCGCCGGCTCGGTGCCCGACTTCGTGATCGTGCGTGGCAACGGGCAGCCGCTGTACACCCTCACCAACCCCCTCGACGACGCGCTGATGCGGATCACGCACGTGCTGCGCGGGGAGGACCTGCTCTCCTCCACCCCGCGGCAGATCGCCCTGCACCGGGCGCTGACCGAGCTCGGGATCGCTGAGCGGGTGCCTAGCTACGGGCACCTGCCGATGGTCACCGGGGAGGGGAACAAGAAGCTCTCCAAGCGTGCCCCCGAGTCGAACCTCTTCCTGCACCGCGAGCGCGGCTTCATCCCCGAGGGTCTGCTCAACTACCTGGCGCTGCTGGGCTGGAGCATCTCCCCGGACAACGACATCTTCACCCAGGCCGAGATGCTGGCCGCCTTCGATGTCTCCGACGTGAACCCGAACCCGGCGCGCTTCGACCAGAAGAAGGCCGAGGCGATCAACGCCGCCCACCTGCGGCTGCTCCCCGCCGAGGATTTCCGCGCCCGGCTGGTGCCGTACCTGCACGAGGCCGGCGTGGTTCCCGCGGCCACGTTCGAGGAGTTGACGGCGGAGCACCAGCAGCTGCTGACCGTTGCCGCACCGCTGGTGCAGGAGCGCATGACCCTGCTCGGTGAGGCACCCGGGATGCTGGGCTTCCTGTTCGTCGCCGACGACGCCGTGGTCGTGGACGAGGAGGCCCGCGCCGCGCTGCGGCCGGAGGCGGCCGAGGTGCTCGACCGGTCGATCCGGGTACTGGAAGGGCTGGAGGACCTGACGCCGGAGCCGCAGCAGGCGGCCCTGAAGGCCGTGCTGGTGGAGGAGATGGGTATCAAGCCGCGCTTCGCCTTCGCGCCGCTGCGGGTGGCGATCACCGGACGGCGGGTCTCACCTCCGCTGTTCGAGTCCATCGAGATCCTCGGCAAGGAGTCCGCACTCGCCCGGTTGCGGGCGCTGCGCGCCAGTCTGTAG
- a CDS encoding LacI family DNA-binding transcriptional regulator, whose protein sequence is MADVARRAGVSVKTVSNVVNGYPHIRPATKEKVETALTELGYRMNVSARHLRIRRTGLITLAVPELSLPYFAELADAVIREADTHGLTVLIEQTGGRRDRELAVLSGSRRQLTDGVILSPLGLGQADRAAFEVDFPLVLLGERVFGAAADHVTMNNVAAARAATSYLLELGRRRIAVLGPDPADAATGSAGLRLDGYREALDSAGVPFDPALVVPATPWHRSAGSDSLGAFLDGGTPVDAVFAMNDALALGALYALHARGVDVPADVALVGFDDVDDVRYATPTLSSVAPGRDEIARTAVALLRSRLAGDGGPYVRVISEARVVARQSTGSAVEQVISVQPGSQVPADAPV, encoded by the coding sequence ATGGCCGATGTGGCCCGCCGGGCCGGTGTCTCGGTGAAGACCGTCTCGAACGTCGTCAACGGCTACCCCCACATCCGCCCGGCAACGAAGGAGAAGGTCGAGACCGCCCTCACCGAGCTGGGCTACCGGATGAACGTCTCCGCGCGTCACTTGCGCATCCGCCGCACGGGCCTGATCACCCTGGCTGTTCCCGAACTGTCGTTGCCGTACTTCGCCGAGCTGGCTGACGCCGTCATCCGGGAGGCTGACACCCATGGCCTGACCGTCCTGATCGAGCAGACCGGCGGCCGTCGCGACCGCGAACTGGCCGTGCTGTCCGGGTCCAGGCGCCAGCTCACCGACGGGGTGATCCTCTCCCCGCTCGGCCTCGGCCAGGCCGACCGTGCAGCGTTCGAGGTCGACTTCCCGCTGGTCCTGCTGGGCGAGCGGGTCTTCGGAGCGGCTGCGGATCACGTCACCATGAACAACGTCGCCGCCGCCCGCGCCGCCACCTCCTACCTCCTGGAGCTGGGGCGTCGCCGCATCGCGGTGCTAGGACCGGATCCTGCCGATGCCGCCACCGGCTCGGCTGGCCTGCGGCTCGACGGCTACCGCGAGGCGCTCGATTCAGCCGGCGTCCCGTTCGATCCGGCACTCGTGGTGCCCGCCACGCCGTGGCACCGCTCGGCGGGCTCGGACTCCCTCGGCGCCTTCCTGGACGGCGGCACGCCGGTGGACGCCGTGTTCGCGATGAACGACGCCCTCGCCCTCGGTGCGCTCTATGCACTGCACGCACGCGGTGTGGATGTGCCGGCCGATGTGGCCCTGGTCGGTTTCGACGACGTCGACGACGTCCGGTACGCGACCCCCACCCTCAGTTCCGTAGCACCCGGCCGGGATGAGATCGCCCGCACGGCCGTCGCCCTGCTGCGCTCACGTCTGGCCGGCGACGGCGGCCCGTACGTCCGTGTGATCAGCGAGGCCCGGGTGGTGGCTCGCCAGTCCACCGGGTCGGCCGTCGAGCAGGTGATCTCGGTACAGCCGGGCTCACAGGTACCGGCTGACGCGCCGGTCTGA
- a CDS encoding fumarylacetoacetate hydrolase family protein — translation MKIARFTTGEDPRYGVLDGEDLVVLTGDPLYTPPTPTGQRVPVDSVRLLAPVIPRSKVVCVGRNYAEHAAELGNDVPERPLLFIKPNTTVVGPDDPIVLPPWSQEVHHEAELAVVISRICKDISAEQAGQVILGYTAANDVTARDVQSEDKTWTRGKMFDTSCPLGPYLVTDLDPADLRISASVDGEMRQDGRTSQMIRSAADLIAYASSIFTLLPGDVLLTGTPAGVGPIEAGQRVEVEIDGIGTLGNPVLRR, via the coding sequence ATGAAGATTGCGCGATTCACCACAGGTGAGGACCCCCGGTACGGCGTGCTCGACGGCGAAGACCTGGTGGTGCTCACCGGTGACCCGCTCTATACCCCGCCCACCCCGACGGGGCAGCGCGTGCCGGTGGACTCGGTCCGATTGCTCGCACCGGTGATCCCACGTTCGAAGGTGGTGTGCGTGGGGCGCAACTACGCCGAGCACGCCGCCGAGCTGGGCAACGACGTGCCGGAGCGGCCGCTGCTGTTCATCAAGCCGAACACCACGGTGGTCGGTCCGGATGACCCGATCGTGCTGCCCCCGTGGTCGCAGGAGGTGCACCACGAGGCCGAGCTCGCCGTGGTGATCTCGCGCATCTGCAAGGACATCTCGGCCGAGCAGGCAGGGCAGGTCATCCTCGGCTACACCGCCGCCAACGACGTCACCGCCCGGGACGTGCAGTCCGAGGACAAGACGTGGACGCGCGGGAAGATGTTCGACACCTCCTGCCCGCTGGGTCCCTACCTGGTGACCGACCTCGACCCGGCCGACCTGCGGATCAGCGCCAGCGTCGACGGTGAGATGCGTCAGGACGGACGCACCTCCCAGATGATCCGCTCGGCGGCGGACCTGATCGCGTACGCCTCAAGCATCTTCACGCTGCTGCCCGGTGATGTGCTGCTCACTGGCACTCCCGCCGGGGTGGGCCCGATCGAGGCCGGCCAGCGGGTCGAGGTGGAGATCGACGGGATCGGGACGCTCGGGAATCCGGTGCTGCGGCGCTGA
- a CDS encoding sugar ABC transporter substrate-binding protein, with product MKRHMVMAAGGMSAALVLAACSGGGDGTDADTGEVSSLSVLDYYNNDPDNSLIQAGLDRCAEELGVTLERETVPGGDLIQTVLQQASSQTLPDVLMLDNPDVQQIAETGALVPLDENGVSTEGFAQGVIDASTFDGHVYGLQPVANTLALFYNTDILADEGVEPPTTWDELREAAAALTEGDQYGISFSAINTYEGSWQFLPPMWTNGGDETELTSPEVAEALQLWVDLVESGSASESVINWSQGDAKDQFMAGRAAMMVNGPWNIPSMNEMPDVNWDVVQFPVNDPSQTPVAPLGGEAWTVPVTGDEASQAVAVDFVECLNTPEQQLDWAVSRYTIPTRTDLAEDFLAERPEMAAFAEQVANARSRTGQLGPEWPDAATVIYEAIQLALTGQASADEAFAQASAR from the coding sequence GTGAAGCGACACATGGTGATGGCGGCCGGGGGAATGAGTGCCGCTCTGGTACTGGCCGCCTGTTCGGGTGGCGGCGACGGTACCGATGCGGACACGGGCGAGGTGAGCAGCCTTTCGGTCCTGGACTACTACAACAACGATCCGGACAACTCGCTCATCCAGGCCGGCCTCGATAGGTGCGCCGAAGAGCTGGGGGTCACCCTCGAGCGGGAAACCGTGCCCGGTGGCGACCTCATTCAGACGGTCCTGCAGCAGGCGTCCTCGCAGACACTGCCCGATGTGCTCATGCTCGACAACCCGGACGTGCAGCAGATCGCGGAGACCGGGGCGCTCGTCCCGCTCGACGAGAACGGCGTCTCCACCGAAGGATTCGCCCAAGGCGTGATCGATGCCTCCACCTTTGACGGGCACGTCTACGGGTTGCAGCCAGTGGCCAACACCCTGGCCCTGTTCTACAACACCGACATCCTGGCTGACGAGGGCGTCGAACCGCCGACCACCTGGGACGAGCTGCGCGAGGCCGCTGCCGCCCTCACCGAGGGCGACCAGTACGGGATCTCGTTCAGCGCAATCAACACCTATGAGGGCTCCTGGCAGTTCCTCCCGCCGATGTGGACCAACGGTGGCGACGAGACCGAGCTGACCAGCCCCGAGGTGGCCGAGGCGCTGCAGTTGTGGGTGGACCTGGTGGAGTCGGGTTCAGCATCGGAGAGCGTGATCAACTGGTCGCAGGGAGATGCCAAGGATCAGTTCATGGCCGGTCGCGCCGCGATGATGGTGAACGGCCCGTGGAACATCCCGTCGATGAACGAGATGCCAGACGTGAACTGGGACGTGGTGCAGTTCCCCGTCAACGACCCGAGCCAGACCCCGGTCGCACCGCTCGGCGGCGAGGCGTGGACCGTGCCGGTGACCGGGGATGAAGCCAGCCAGGCGGTGGCTGTGGACTTCGTCGAGTGCCTGAACACGCCGGAACAGCAACTCGACTGGGCGGTGTCGCGGTACACGATCCCCACCCGGACCGACCTCGCCGAGGACTTCCTCGCCGAACGTCCGGAGATGGCGGCGTTCGCCGAGCAGGTGGCCAACGCCCGTTCGCGGACCGGCCAGCTCGGACCGGAGTGGCCCGACGCTGCGACCGTGATCTACGAGGCGATCCAGCTGGCGCTGACTGGGCAGGCGAGCGCCGACGAGGCCTTCGCGCAGGCCTCCGCACGCTGA
- a CDS encoding carbohydrate ABC transporter permease: MSSLTHAPARAGQVSPAPPRRRRKLRGDEIGKILFVLPAGIAMALLFGYPVVKNLTMSLQDYSLQTFFTGEAPWVGLANYVDVVTDPIFGQAMLNTGLFTAGSILFQFVIGLALALFFKQHFPLSATLRGLLLLPWLLPLIVSSATWRAILEQDSGILNRFLGVFGVEPIGWLVSPSIALIAVIGVNIWIGIPFNTTLLYSGVQAIPDELYEAGSLDGATHWKAFRYITWPSLRPVVSVVLILGVVYTLKVLDIILGLTGGGPANATQTLATQSYQRSFVDFEFGHGAALSNILIVISMVFAVVYLRRGRHAADE; the protein is encoded by the coding sequence ATGAGCTCCCTCACGCACGCCCCGGCGCGGGCTGGGCAGGTATCGCCTGCCCCGCCCCGCCGGCGCCGCAAGCTCCGCGGGGACGAGATCGGGAAGATCCTCTTCGTGCTTCCCGCAGGTATCGCCATGGCGCTGCTGTTCGGCTACCCGGTGGTGAAGAACCTGACCATGAGCCTGCAGGACTACAGCCTGCAGACCTTCTTCACCGGGGAAGCGCCCTGGGTGGGACTGGCCAACTACGTGGATGTGGTCACCGATCCGATCTTCGGGCAGGCCATGCTCAACACCGGCCTGTTCACCGCCGGCTCGATCCTGTTCCAGTTCGTCATCGGCCTGGCGCTGGCCCTGTTCTTCAAGCAGCACTTCCCGCTCTCGGCGACGTTGCGCGGGTTGTTGCTCCTGCCGTGGTTGTTGCCGCTGATCGTCTCCTCGGCGACGTGGCGTGCGATTCTCGAACAGGACTCCGGGATCCTCAACCGATTCCTCGGGGTGTTCGGTGTGGAACCGATCGGCTGGCTCGTCTCGCCCTCGATCGCGCTGATCGCCGTGATCGGCGTCAACATCTGGATCGGGATCCCGTTCAACACCACCCTGCTCTACAGCGGCGTGCAGGCCATCCCGGACGAGCTCTACGAGGCCGGGTCCCTCGACGGCGCCACGCACTGGAAGGCCTTCCGGTACATCACGTGGCCCAGTCTGCGGCCAGTGGTCTCGGTGGTGCTGATCCTCGGCGTCGTCTACACGCTGAAGGTCCTCGACATCATCCTCGGCCTGACCGGCGGGGGACCGGCGAACGCCACCCAGACACTGGCCACGCAGTCCTACCAACGCTCGTTCGTGGACTTCGAGTTCGGTCACGGTGCCGCGCTCAGCAACATCTTGATCGTGATCTCGATGGTGTTCGCGGTGGTGTACCTGCGCCGCGGGCGCCACGCGGCGGACGAATGA